One part of the Streptomyces lydicus genome encodes these proteins:
- the gcl gene encoding glyoxylate carboligase, translated as MPRMTAARAAVEILKREGVTNAFGVPGAAINPFYAALKGAGGIDHTLARHVEGASHMAEGYTRTHPGNIGVCIGTSGPAGTDMITGLYSAIGDSIPILCITGQAPTAVIQKEDFQAVDIASIAKPVTKAATTVMEAAQVPGVFQQAFHLMRSGRPGPVLIDLPIDVQLTEIDFDPETYEPLPAFKPTATRAQIEKAIALLNASERPLIVAGGGIINADASDLLVEFAELTGTPVIPTLMGWGAIADDHELNAGMVGLQTSHRYGNANFLESDFVLGIGNRWANRHTGKLDVYTQGRKFVHVDIEPTQLGKIFAPDFGIASDAKAALELFVEVARELKAAGKLPDRSGWAASTQERKAQLQRRTHFDNIPMKPQRVYEEMNKAFGPETRYVTTIGLSQIAGAQMLHVYKPRHWINCGQAGPLGWTIPAALGVATADPETPVVALSGDYDFQFMIEELAVGAQHKIPYVHVLVNNAYLGLIRQAQRNLDINFQVNLEFENINSPELGVYGVDHVKVAEGLGCKAIRVTDPNELGAAFEEAKKLAAEHQVPVVVEAILERITNISMSGSDIASVNEWEEIATEPGHTPTAIKPLKS; from the coding sequence ATGCCTCGAATGACAGCCGCCCGTGCCGCGGTGGAGATCCTCAAGCGTGAGGGCGTGACCAACGCCTTCGGAGTGCCCGGCGCCGCCATCAACCCCTTCTACGCCGCGCTCAAGGGCGCCGGCGGGATCGACCACACGCTCGCCCGGCACGTCGAGGGCGCGTCGCACATGGCCGAGGGCTACACCCGGACCCACCCGGGCAACATCGGTGTCTGCATCGGCACCTCCGGCCCGGCCGGCACGGACATGATCACCGGCCTCTACTCCGCGATCGGTGACTCGATCCCGATCCTGTGCATCACCGGCCAGGCGCCCACCGCGGTGATCCAGAAGGAGGACTTCCAGGCCGTCGACATCGCCTCGATCGCCAAGCCGGTCACCAAGGCCGCGACGACCGTGATGGAGGCCGCGCAGGTCCCCGGCGTCTTCCAGCAGGCGTTCCACCTGATGCGTTCCGGGCGCCCGGGTCCGGTCCTGATCGACCTGCCGATCGACGTCCAGCTGACCGAGATCGACTTCGACCCCGAGACGTACGAGCCGCTGCCGGCCTTCAAGCCGACCGCGACCCGCGCCCAGATCGAGAAGGCGATCGCGCTGCTCAACGCGTCCGAGCGACCGCTGATCGTCGCCGGTGGCGGCATCATCAACGCCGACGCCTCCGACCTGCTGGTGGAGTTCGCCGAGCTCACCGGCACTCCCGTCATCCCGACGCTGATGGGCTGGGGCGCCATCGCCGACGACCACGAGCTGAACGCAGGCATGGTCGGTCTGCAGACCTCGCACCGCTACGGCAACGCGAACTTCCTGGAGTCCGACTTCGTCCTGGGCATCGGCAACCGCTGGGCCAACCGCCACACCGGCAAGCTGGACGTCTACACCCAGGGCCGCAAGTTCGTCCACGTCGACATCGAGCCGACCCAGCTCGGCAAGATCTTCGCCCCGGACTTCGGTATCGCGTCCGACGCCAAGGCCGCGCTGGAGCTGTTCGTCGAGGTCGCGCGCGAGCTCAAGGCCGCGGGCAAGCTGCCCGACCGCTCCGGCTGGGCCGCCTCCACCCAGGAGCGCAAGGCGCAGCTGCAGCGCCGTACGCACTTCGACAACATCCCGATGAAGCCGCAGCGCGTCTACGAGGAGATGAACAAGGCGTTCGGGCCGGAGACCCGCTACGTCACCACCATCGGCCTCTCCCAGATCGCCGGCGCGCAGATGCTGCACGTCTACAAGCCGCGCCACTGGATCAACTGCGGCCAGGCCGGCCCGCTCGGCTGGACCATCCCCGCCGCGCTGGGTGTCGCCACCGCCGACCCGGAGACGCCGGTCGTCGCCCTCTCCGGCGACTACGACTTCCAGTTCATGATCGAGGAACTGGCCGTCGGTGCCCAGCACAAGATCCCCTACGTCCACGTCCTGGTGAACAACGCGTACCTGGGCCTCATCCGGCAGGCGCAGCGCAACCTCGACATCAACTTCCAGGTCAACCTGGAGTTCGAGAACATCAACTCGCCGGAGCTCGGTGTCTACGGCGTGGACCACGTCAAGGTCGCCGAGGGGCTGGGCTGCAAGGCCATCCGGGTCACCGACCCGAACGAGCTGGGCGCCGCCTTCGAGGAGGCCAAGAAGCTGGCCGCCGAACACCAGGTCCCGGTCGTCGTCGAGGCGATCCTGGAGCGGATCACCAACATCTCGATGAGCGGCAGCGACATCGCCAGCGTGAACGAGTGGGAGGAGATCGCGACCGAGCCGGGCCACACGCCCACCGCGATCAAGCCGCTCAAGTCCTGA
- a CDS encoding MarR family winged helix-turn-helix transcriptional regulator, whose amino-acid sequence MGKGDAGSEVAAIERAMVAMRRSIGRRTLARLAGVEGAPAGGAEFDVLDVVEAAEEAGEPVGVRGVADALRVDQPRASRLVASAVAAGWVVRRAHRTDGRRAPLAVTPEGRAVLEQAHGFRRAAVERVTTDWSEDELAVFARLFTRFVDGFGELRGP is encoded by the coding sequence GTGGGGAAGGGTGACGCGGGTTCGGAGGTGGCGGCCATCGAGCGGGCCATGGTCGCGATGCGTCGCAGCATCGGCAGGCGCACTCTGGCTCGTCTCGCCGGGGTGGAGGGGGCGCCGGCCGGCGGTGCGGAGTTCGATGTGCTGGATGTCGTGGAGGCGGCCGAGGAGGCGGGGGAGCCGGTCGGGGTGCGGGGGGTCGCCGACGCGTTGCGGGTCGACCAGCCGCGGGCGAGCCGCCTGGTGGCGTCCGCGGTGGCGGCCGGCTGGGTGGTGCGCCGGGCGCACCGGACCGACGGGCGTCGTGCGCCGCTGGCCGTCACGCCCGAGGGGCGGGCGGTCCTGGAGCAGGCGCACGGGTTCCGCCGGGCCGCGGTGGAGCGGGTGACGACGGACTGGTCGGAGGATGAACTCGCCGTCTTCGCGCGGCTGTTCACCCGTTTCGTCGACGGTTTCGGGGAGCTGCGGGGCCCCTGA
- a CDS encoding MarR family winged helix-turn-helix transcriptional regulator, with amino-acid sequence MTDHSPQLKPIGFYLKHLDALINREFHEALADRDLTRRHWQVLHNLATYGPHDAATLTDKLRPFWGEGAVTLEAVTAGLEARGWIARDAPSGRFTVTAEGRRAHTEVEALVRTTRGRLMTGLTDDEYLGAVTVLARMCANLEAGPTAH; translated from the coding sequence ATGACCGACCACTCCCCGCAGCTCAAGCCCATCGGCTTCTACCTCAAGCACCTCGACGCCTTGATCAACCGCGAGTTCCACGAGGCATTGGCCGACCGCGACCTCACCCGCCGCCACTGGCAGGTCCTGCACAACCTCGCCACCTACGGGCCGCACGACGCCGCCACCCTCACCGACAAGCTGCGCCCCTTCTGGGGCGAGGGCGCCGTCACGCTCGAAGCAGTCACCGCCGGCCTCGAAGCCCGCGGCTGGATCGCCCGCGACGCGCCCTCGGGGCGCTTCACCGTCACCGCCGAGGGCCGCCGGGCCCACACCGAGGTGGAAGCACTCGTCCGCACCACCCGCGGACGCCTGATGACCGGCCTCACGGACGACGAGTACCTCGGCGCCGTCACCGTGCTGGCCCGCATGTGCGCCAACCTGGAGGCCGGCCCCACGGCGCACTGA
- a CDS encoding alpha/beta fold hydrolase, with protein sequence MPYFEGSDGTSLFYTDWGQGKPVVFVAGAWLSSSAWELQMLPLSEQGLRCIAYDKRGHGRSDWVGHGFDYDTLADDLAALLNRLDLHDVTLVAHSMGGGEVIRYLSRHGYDRVSKVVLIAVTAPLMLQAPDNPHGIDRSLFDALAAERTKDRPRWMAHNAQAFFATHLGNQVSSELIAWTVQKCLDCSAKAAAEVVETGFSTDLRKEAGALQVPTLILHGDADASAPIDLCGRQLTHLVPDNTYKEYPGAGHGIFLTHATQLNQDLRDFI encoded by the coding sequence ATGCCGTACTTCGAAGGCTCCGACGGAACAAGCCTGTTCTACACCGACTGGGGACAGGGCAAGCCGGTCGTCTTCGTCGCCGGAGCCTGGCTCAGCAGCAGCGCATGGGAACTGCAGATGCTGCCACTGTCCGAACAGGGCCTGCGCTGCATCGCCTACGACAAGCGGGGCCACGGCCGCTCCGACTGGGTCGGCCACGGCTTCGACTACGACACCCTCGCCGACGACCTCGCCGCCCTGCTCAACCGCCTCGACCTGCACGACGTGACACTGGTGGCACACTCGATGGGCGGCGGCGAAGTGATCCGCTACCTCTCCCGGCACGGCTACGACCGGGTGAGCAAGGTGGTACTGATCGCCGTCACCGCACCACTGATGCTCCAGGCCCCGGACAACCCCCACGGCATCGACCGGAGCCTCTTCGACGCCCTGGCAGCGGAACGGACCAAGGACCGTCCACGGTGGATGGCCCACAACGCCCAGGCATTCTTCGCCACACACCTGGGCAACCAGGTCTCCAGCGAACTCATCGCCTGGACAGTGCAAAAGTGCCTCGACTGCTCGGCCAAGGCAGCCGCCGAAGTCGTCGAGACCGGCTTCTCCACCGACCTGCGCAAGGAAGCAGGCGCACTCCAGGTACCCACACTGATCCTCCACGGCGACGCCGACGCCTCCGCACCCATCGACCTGTGCGGCCGACAACTCACACACCTCGTACCCGACAACACCTACAAGGAGTACCCCGGCGCGGGACACGGCATCTTCCTCACCCACGCCACACAACTCAACCAGGACCTCCGCGACTTCATCTGA
- a CDS encoding acyl-CoA dehydrogenase family protein, with protein MAEFTMELNDEQKEVRDWIHGFAADVVRPAAAEWDEREETPWPVIQEAAKIGLYSLDFYAQQFFDPTGLGVPMTMEELFWGDAGIALSIVGTGLAAVGVLANGTEEQIGTWVPQMYGDPNDVKVAAFCSSEPDAGSDVASMRTRAVYDEAKDEWVLNGTKTWATNGGIANVHVVVAVVDPDLGSKGHASFIVPPNTPGLSQGQKFKKHGIRASHTAEVVLEDVRVPGHCLLGGKEKLDERLARAREKAKAGGVGVPPAGGWGRVKNAAMATFEASRPAVGAMAVGTARAAYEEALEYARTREQFGRPIIDNQGVAFQLADMRTQIDAARLLVWRASWMATTGKPFTSAEGSMSKLFASEVAKKVTAQAVQILGGNGFTREYPVERMHRDAAIYTIFEGTSEIQRLVIARTLSGMPIR; from the coding sequence ATGGCCGAGTTCACCATGGAGCTCAACGACGAGCAGAAGGAAGTCCGTGACTGGATTCACGGCTTCGCCGCGGACGTCGTACGGCCCGCCGCCGCCGAGTGGGACGAGCGCGAGGAGACCCCCTGGCCGGTGATCCAGGAAGCCGCCAAGATCGGTCTGTACTCACTGGACTTCTACGCCCAGCAGTTCTTCGACCCGACCGGCCTCGGCGTCCCGATGACCATGGAGGAGCTCTTCTGGGGCGACGCCGGCATCGCCCTGTCCATCGTCGGCACCGGACTGGCCGCCGTCGGCGTCCTCGCCAACGGCACCGAGGAGCAGATCGGCACCTGGGTCCCGCAGATGTACGGCGATCCGAACGACGTCAAGGTGGCCGCCTTCTGCTCCTCCGAGCCGGACGCGGGCTCCGACGTCGCCTCGATGCGCACTCGTGCGGTCTACGACGAGGCCAAGGACGAGTGGGTGCTCAACGGCACCAAGACCTGGGCCACCAACGGCGGCATCGCCAACGTCCACGTGGTCGTCGCGGTCGTCGACCCCGACCTGGGCTCCAAGGGGCACGCCTCCTTCATCGTCCCCCCGAACACCCCCGGCCTGAGCCAGGGCCAGAAGTTCAAGAAGCACGGCATCCGCGCCTCGCACACCGCCGAGGTCGTCCTGGAGGACGTCCGGGTCCCCGGCCACTGCCTGCTCGGCGGAAAGGAGAAGCTCGACGAGCGCCTCGCCCGGGCCCGCGAGAAGGCCAAGGCGGGAGGCGTGGGGGTCCCCCCGGCCGGAGGCTGGGGGAGGGTCAAGAACGCCGCGATGGCCACCTTCGAGGCGTCCCGCCCGGCCGTCGGCGCCATGGCGGTGGGCACCGCCCGCGCCGCTTACGAAGAGGCCCTGGAGTACGCCCGGACCCGCGAACAGTTCGGCCGTCCGATCATCGACAACCAGGGCGTCGCCTTCCAACTCGCGGACATGCGCACCCAGATCGACGCGGCCCGGCTCCTGGTCTGGCGCGCCTCCTGGATGGCCACCACCGGCAAGCCCTTCACCTCCGCCGAGGGCTCCATGTCCAAGCTCTTCGCCAGCGAGGTGGCCAAGAAGGTCACCGCGCAGGCCGTACAGATCCTCGGCGGCAACGGCTTCACCCGCGAATACCCCGTCGAGCGGATGCACCGCGACGCCGCCATCTACACCATCTTCGAGGGCACCAGCGAAATCCAGCGCCTGGTCATCGCCCGCACCCTGTCGGGGATGCCGATCCGGTAG
- a CDS encoding TetR family transcriptional regulator, whose amino-acid sequence MESTERSGRGQSATERRRRELLEAAERIVLRDGPDASMNAIAAEAGITKPILYRHFGDKGGLYRALAVRHTDALLANLRTALDAPVLRRDRVEATLDAYLLAIEARPQVYRFLMHPAEGDNASESGFDVGRHSAPLLRRLGEELAKVITDRLDLGPGAELTARVWGHGIVGMMHGAGDWWLRERPCSREQLVGQLTDLLWGQLAAVEDRTDGPGF is encoded by the coding sequence ATGGAGAGCACAGAGCGCAGCGGCCGCGGGCAATCGGCGACCGAGCGCAGACGGCGGGAGCTGCTGGAGGCCGCCGAGCGCATTGTGCTGCGCGACGGCCCGGACGCCTCGATGAACGCCATCGCCGCCGAGGCCGGCATCACCAAGCCGATCCTCTACCGGCACTTCGGCGACAAGGGCGGGCTCTACCGCGCGCTGGCCGTACGGCACACCGACGCCCTGCTGGCCAATCTGCGCACCGCGCTGGACGCCCCCGTCCTGCGCCGCGACCGGGTCGAGGCCACCCTGGACGCCTATCTGCTGGCGATCGAGGCCCGCCCGCAGGTGTACCGCTTCCTGATGCACCCCGCCGAGGGCGACAACGCCTCCGAGTCCGGCTTCGACGTGGGCCGGCACTCGGCCCCGCTGCTGCGCCGGCTCGGCGAGGAGCTGGCCAAGGTGATCACCGACCGGCTCGACCTGGGGCCGGGCGCCGAGCTGACCGCCCGGGTGTGGGGGCACGGCATCGTCGGCATGATGCACGGCGCGGGCGACTGGTGGCTGCGTGAACGCCCCTGCTCGCGCGAGCAGTTGGTGGGCCAGCTGACGGATCTGCTGTGGGGGCAGCTGGCCGCGGTCGAGGACCGCACGGACGGCCCCGGTTTCTGA
- the def gene encoding peptide deformylase has product MPPRTIPGSSGRPHPLRLLGDPALTAPCQEVTAFDGELARLIEDMYATMYAAHGVGLAANQIGVPLRVFVYDCPDDEDRRHLGHLVNPRLVETDGPVIRGPEGCLSLPGIEAGTPRHDHAVVTGYSATGEPRTVTGTGFFARCLQHECDHLDGGLYVDHLTGLRRRRALRAAARAPWAAGAETSGR; this is encoded by the coding sequence ATGCCACCCCGCACCATCCCCGGCAGTTCCGGCCGCCCCCACCCCCTGCGCCTCCTCGGCGATCCGGCCCTGACCGCGCCCTGTCAGGAGGTCACCGCGTTCGACGGTGAGCTGGCCCGCCTGATCGAGGACATGTACGCGACAATGTACGCGGCGCACGGTGTGGGCCTCGCCGCCAACCAGATCGGCGTCCCGCTGCGGGTGTTCGTCTACGACTGCCCCGACGACGAGGACCGCCGCCATCTGGGGCACCTGGTCAACCCCCGGCTCGTCGAGACCGACGGGCCGGTCATCCGCGGGCCCGAGGGCTGTCTCTCACTCCCCGGCATCGAGGCCGGCACCCCGCGCCACGACCACGCCGTCGTGACCGGCTACAGCGCCACGGGTGAGCCCAGGACGGTGACCGGCACCGGGTTCTTCGCCCGCTGCCTCCAGCACGAGTGTGATCATCTCGACGGCGGCCTGTACGTCGACCACCTCACCGGGCTGCGCCGCCGCCGGGCGCTGCGCGCGGCGGCGCGGGCCCCTTGGGCCGCCGGGGCGGAGACTTCCGGCCGCTGA
- a CDS encoding Mur ligase family protein — translation MAGNTEPLSPRAKLAVTAGKAAAAVSRAAGRGSGSVIGGRVALKLDPDLLARLAGHLDVVLVSATNGKTTTTRLIAEALRASGPVVSNALGANMPAGITSALAGGSDAKYGVIEVDEKYLAGVARDVTPKAIALLNLSRDQLDRAAETRMLAEKWREGLAGSKALIIANADDPLIVWAASSSANVVWVAAGQEWKDDAWSCPSCGGVMQRPGDDWFCAECGFRRPTPSWALSGDHVLDPHGSAWPIKLQLPGRANKANATTSAAVAAAFGVPPQVALERMFSVQAVAGRYDVVTFMERELRLLLAKNPAGWLETFSLIDPPPTPVIMSVNARGADGTDTSWLWDVDYTRLAGHPIFVLGDRKLDLAVRLEVAGLDFQVCESLDEAVQQAPPGRIEVIANYTAFQDLRRRVGN, via the coding sequence ATGGCAGGCAACACGGAGCCGCTGTCGCCGCGGGCCAAGCTGGCCGTGACGGCGGGCAAGGCCGCGGCGGCGGTATCGCGCGCGGCGGGCCGCGGCAGCGGATCGGTGATCGGTGGCCGGGTGGCACTCAAGCTCGACCCCGACCTGCTGGCCCGGCTGGCGGGACACCTGGACGTCGTCCTGGTGTCGGCGACCAACGGCAAGACGACCACGACACGACTGATCGCCGAGGCGCTGCGGGCCAGCGGCCCGGTGGTCTCCAACGCGCTCGGCGCGAACATGCCGGCCGGCATCACCTCCGCGCTGGCCGGCGGCTCCGACGCCAAGTACGGCGTCATCGAGGTGGACGAGAAGTACCTCGCCGGCGTGGCACGCGATGTGACGCCGAAGGCCATAGCGCTGCTGAACCTCTCGCGCGACCAGCTCGACCGGGCCGCCGAGACCCGCATGCTGGCGGAGAAGTGGCGCGAGGGCCTGGCCGGCTCCAAGGCCCTGATCATCGCCAACGCGGACGACCCGCTGATCGTCTGGGCGGCCTCGTCGTCCGCGAACGTGGTGTGGGTGGCCGCGGGCCAGGAGTGGAAGGACGACGCCTGGTCCTGCCCGTCCTGCGGCGGTGTGATGCAGCGCCCGGGCGACGACTGGTTCTGCGCCGAGTGCGGCTTCCGCCGTCCCACGCCCAGCTGGGCGCTGTCCGGCGATCACGTCCTCGACCCGCACGGCAGCGCCTGGCCGATCAAGCTTCAGCTGCCGGGCCGCGCCAACAAGGCCAACGCGACCACCTCGGCCGCGGTCGCGGCCGCCTTCGGGGTGCCGCCCCAGGTGGCGCTGGAGCGGATGTTCTCCGTGCAGGCCGTGGCCGGCCGCTATGACGTGGTCACGTTCATGGAGCGGGAGCTGCGGCTGCTGCTGGCGAAGAACCCGGCCGGCTGGCTGGAGACGTTCTCGCTGATCGACCCGCCACCGACCCCGGTGATCATGTCGGTGAACGCGCGCGGCGCGGACGGCACGGACACCTCCTGGCTGTGGGACGTCGACTACACCCGGCTGGCCGGTCACCCGATCTTCGTGCTCGGCGACCGCAAGCTGGACCTGGCGGTGCGGCTGGAGGTCGCGGGCCTCGACTTCCAGGTGTGCGAGAGCCTCGACGAGGCGGTGCAGCAGGCGCCGCCCGGCCGTATCGAGGTCATCGCCAACTACACCGCCTTCCAGGACCTGCGCCGGCGGGTGGGCAACTGA
- a CDS encoding type 1 glutamine amidotransferase, whose product MSDNSLRLVWIYPDLLSTYGDQGNALVVERRARQRGLDVQRLDVRSDQQIPTSGDIYLIGGGEDRPQRLASERLIRDGGLSRAVSNGAIVFSVCAGYQILGHEFINDLGERQQGLGLLDVVSTRGEGERCVGDVLADIDPQLGLPPLTGFENHQGVTHLGKTARPFAKVRFGKGNGVGDGYEGAYNDTVFGTYMHGPVMARNPHIADLLIKLALDVNALPPADDQWYEALRQERIAAATQPA is encoded by the coding sequence ATGAGTGACAACAGCCTGCGCCTGGTGTGGATCTACCCGGACCTGCTGAGCACGTACGGCGACCAGGGCAACGCCCTGGTGGTGGAGCGGCGGGCGCGCCAGCGCGGTCTGGACGTCCAGCGCCTGGACGTACGGTCCGACCAGCAGATCCCCACCTCCGGTGACATCTATCTGATCGGTGGCGGCGAGGACCGGCCGCAGCGGCTGGCCTCCGAGCGGCTGATCCGGGACGGCGGCCTGAGCCGAGCGGTCTCCAACGGCGCGATCGTCTTCTCGGTGTGCGCCGGCTACCAGATCCTGGGCCACGAGTTCATCAACGACCTGGGTGAGCGGCAGCAGGGCCTGGGGCTGCTGGACGTGGTGAGCACCCGCGGTGAGGGTGAGCGCTGCGTCGGCGATGTGCTGGCCGACATCGACCCGCAGCTGGGACTGCCGCCGCTGACCGGCTTCGAGAACCACCAGGGCGTGACACACCTGGGCAAGACCGCCCGGCCGTTCGCCAAGGTGCGGTTCGGCAAGGGCAACGGCGTCGGCGACGGCTACGAGGGCGCGTACAACGACACCGTCTTCGGTACGTACATGCACGGTCCGGTGATGGCCCGCAATCCGCACATCGCGGACCTGCTGATCAAGCTGGCCCTGGACGTGAACGCGCTGCCGCCGGCGGACGACCAGTGGTACGAGGCGCTGCGCCAGGAGCGGATCGCCGCGGCGACCCAGCCCGCTTAA